A section of the Candidatus Latescibacterota bacterium genome encodes:
- a CDS encoding sulfurtransferase translates to MRKEDAELIAPEALAAELGRPGLRLVDATWIAPAQGLDPRASHAEARLPGAVFFDIDRVATPSGDVPHMLPDAETFAAGVGALGIGPEDHVVVYDQSGVASAASRAWWTFLHFGQRRVSLLDGGLPAWRAARLPVETGRAAPAAVDRPATPGRLPVLDRAAVLAGLAGGTPLVDARSPERHAGAGPEPWGEPGRIPGSVNLPYAELLDAHGRLLPDDELRRRVDAAALPAAPGGVYCGSGVTACVVIFALARLGRGTPALYDGSWAEWVRTPGSPRERD, encoded by the coding sequence ATGCGCAAGGAAGATGCCGAACTGATTGCCCCAGAAGCGCTTGCCGCCGAGCTGGGGCGTCCGGGGCTCCGCCTGGTCGACGCGACCTGGATCGCCCCCGCCCAGGGCCTCGACCCCCGGGCCTCGCACGCGGAGGCCCGCCTGCCGGGCGCCGTGTTCTTCGACATCGACCGCGTCGCCACGCCCTCGGGTGACGTCCCCCACATGCTGCCCGACGCGGAGACCTTCGCGGCGGGCGTCGGCGCGCTGGGGATCGGGCCCGAGGACCACGTGGTCGTCTACGACCAGAGCGGCGTGGCCTCGGCCGCGTCGCGCGCCTGGTGGACCTTTCTCCACTTCGGCCAGCGGCGCGTCTCCCTGCTGGACGGCGGCCTGCCCGCCTGGCGCGCCGCCCGTCTGCCGGTGGAGACGGGCCGCGCCGCACCGGCCGCGGTCGACCGGCCGGCCACGCCCGGCCGGCTGCCGGTGCTCGACCGCGCGGCCGTCCTCGCCGGGCTCGCAGGCGGCACGCCCCTCGTCGACGCCCGCTCGCCCGAGCGCCACGCCGGCGCCGGGCCCGAGCCCTGGGGCGAGCCTGGGCGCATCCCCGGCAGCGTGAACCTGCCCTACGCGGAGCTGCTGGACGCCCACGGCCGCCTCCTCCCAGACGACGAACTCCGCCGTCGCGTGGACGCGGCCGCGCTGCCCGCGGCGCCGGGTGGCGTCTACTGCGGGTCGGGCGTCACGGCCTGTGTCGTGATCTTCGCGCTGGCGCGCCTGGGACGGGGGACCCCCGCCCTCTACGACGGCTCCTGGGCCGAGTGGGTGCGCACGCCCGGCAGTCCGCGGGAGCGCGACTAG
- a CDS encoding NAD(P)/FAD-dependent oxidoreductase has product MGTPTRIVIVGAGFAGATCARTLERALRSRRDVEIVLLDRHNYFVFTPLLVEAGTGSLHPRHAVVSIRAFLKRSRFVMAEVTAVDPAARQLRYRLEPGAPERALDYDHLVLALGSVTRLPPVPGLAEHGFELKSLADAVALRDRAIAMLELAEATDDDAQRRALLHVVVVGGNFSGVEVAGEFLAFLREASRRYARVRPSDCRVTLVELGDTILSALGGPLSRYAEKRLGKMGVDVITRHAVDAIGPAHAQLDDGRRLDTRTVIWCAGIAAPPPLWDGALPTDPQGWLLCEPDMRIRGQERVWGIGDCAVNVDAAGRTLPATAQSAVQEGAQLAGNLAAVLRGDAARPLRYRDRGALAALGCRTGVAQVFGIKLSGFPAWFLWRTVYLSKMPGLGRKLRVTLDWTLDLLFRRDVVALGLHARHAHSAPGTRQAAAAGSEAARPPD; this is encoded by the coding sequence ATGGGCACCCCCACGCGCATCGTCATCGTGGGCGCGGGCTTCGCCGGCGCCACGTGCGCACGGACCCTGGAGCGCGCGCTGAGGTCGCGGCGCGACGTGGAGATCGTCCTCCTGGACCGGCACAACTACTTCGTCTTCACGCCCCTCCTGGTGGAGGCGGGCACGGGCAGCCTCCACCCGCGGCATGCCGTCGTCTCGATCCGCGCCTTCCTGAAGCGCAGCCGCTTCGTCATGGCCGAAGTCACGGCGGTGGATCCCGCCGCCCGGCAGCTGCGCTACCGCCTCGAGCCCGGCGCCCCCGAGCGCGCGCTGGACTACGACCACCTCGTGCTGGCGCTGGGCAGCGTCACGCGCCTGCCGCCCGTGCCCGGCCTGGCCGAGCACGGCTTCGAGCTCAAGAGCCTGGCCGACGCGGTGGCGCTGCGCGACCGGGCCATCGCGATGCTCGAACTGGCGGAGGCGACCGACGACGACGCCCAGCGGCGCGCCCTGCTCCACGTCGTCGTGGTGGGGGGCAACTTCAGCGGCGTCGAGGTGGCCGGCGAGTTCCTGGCCTTCCTGCGCGAGGCCAGCCGCCGCTACGCGCGCGTCCGCCCGTCGGACTGCCGCGTCACCCTGGTCGAGCTCGGCGACACGATCCTGAGCGCGCTGGGCGGTCCGCTGTCCCGCTACGCGGAGAAGCGGCTCGGCAAGATGGGGGTGGACGTCATCACGCGCCACGCCGTCGACGCGATCGGCCCCGCGCACGCGCAGCTCGACGACGGTCGCCGCCTCGACACGCGCACCGTGATCTGGTGCGCGGGCATCGCCGCCCCGCCGCCGCTCTGGGACGGCGCCCTGCCCACCGATCCGCAGGGCTGGCTGCTCTGCGAGCCGGACATGCGCATTCGAGGGCAGGAACGCGTCTGGGGCATCGGCGACTGCGCGGTCAACGTGGACGCCGCCGGCCGGACCCTTCCGGCCACGGCCCAGAGCGCCGTGCAGGAGGGCGCGCAGCTGGCCGGCAACCTGGCCGCCGTACTGCGCGGGGACGCGGCGCGCCCGCTGCGCTACCGCGACCGGGGCGCGCTGGCCGCGCTGGGCTGCCGCACGGGTGTCGCGCAGGTCTTCGGGATCAAGCTGTCGGGCTTTCCGGCCTGGTTCCTGTGGCGGACCGTCTACCTGTCCAAGATGCCGGGCCTCGGGCGGAAGCTGCGCGTCACGCTGGACTGGACGCTGGACCTGCTCTTCCGGCGGGACGTCGTCGCGCTGGGCCTGCACGCACGGCACGCGCACAGTGCCCCCGGGACGCGGCAGGCCGCTGCGGCCGGGTCCGAGGCCGCCCGCCCCCCCGACTAG
- a CDS encoding glutathione peroxidase, whose product MPDSLYTIPLERNDGSPATLGEYRGKVLLLVNVASKCGFTPQYEGLEALYERLHAQGFEVLAFPANDFMGQEPGSDAEIREFCSSTYGVTFPLFAKLHVKGDAQHPLYRYLTAGGGDPELAGDIGWNFNKFLVDREGRVIARWGSRTKPEDAELVEAIEKALAG is encoded by the coding sequence ATGCCCGACTCCCTGTACACGATCCCTCTCGAGCGCAATGACGGCAGCCCCGCCACCCTCGGCGAGTACCGCGGCAAGGTGCTGCTGCTGGTGAACGTGGCAAGCAAGTGCGGCTTCACGCCCCAGTACGAGGGGCTGGAGGCGCTCTACGAGCGGCTGCACGCCCAGGGCTTCGAGGTGCTGGCCTTTCCTGCCAACGACTTCATGGGCCAGGAGCCCGGCAGCGACGCGGAGATCCGCGAGTTCTGCAGCAGCACCTACGGCGTCACCTTTCCGCTCTTCGCCAAGCTCCACGTGAAGGGCGACGCGCAGCACCCGCTCTACCGCTACCTCACGGCGGGCGGCGGCGATCCCGAGCTCGCGGGAGACATCGGCTGGAACTTCAACAAGTTCCTGGTGGATCGGGAGGGTCGCGTGATCGCGCGCTGGGGCTCGCGCACCAAGCCCGAGGACGCCGAGCTGGTCGAAGCCATCGAGAAAGCGCTGGCGGGCTGA
- a CDS encoding DNA polymerase IV — protein MFTPVPALAHVDMDAFYASVEQRDFPELRGKPVVVGASDPTRRGVVSAASYEARRFGIHSAMPLRTAYRLCPQACFVGGRMDVYAAESKRIMAILRDYSPRVQPLSLDEAFVDLTGTELIFGPPVETLRQIKARVLRETGLVCSAGLAPVKFVAKIASDHDKPDGFTVVTAEGLLDFLHPLPVQRLWGVGPKTLAQLEAMGIATIGDLDRLGEAELERRFGRWGLRLARLARGVDPRAVEAEAPAEQSVGHEHTFDEDQDELRVLERTLLELSEKVARRLRRQGVAGRTLTLKLRTASFRTLTRSVTGSEYLDQGLLIFQAARRLMTDVDRRGEKVRLLGISLRKLLPRDAVPPSLFSAESPEREARLGQAMDALGERFGRDSVRRARLLGRSQP, from the coding sequence GTGTTCACGCCCGTTCCCGCTCTCGCCCACGTCGACATGGATGCGTTCTACGCCTCCGTGGAGCAGCGGGATTTTCCGGAGCTGCGGGGCAAGCCGGTGGTGGTGGGGGCCAGCGATCCCACCCGGCGGGGCGTGGTCTCGGCGGCCAGCTACGAGGCGCGCCGCTTCGGCATCCACAGCGCCATGCCCCTGCGCACGGCCTATCGGCTCTGCCCCCAGGCCTGCTTCGTGGGTGGGCGCATGGACGTCTACGCCGCCGAGAGCAAGCGCATCATGGCCATCCTGCGCGACTACTCGCCGCGGGTGCAGCCGCTCAGTCTCGACGAGGCCTTCGTGGATCTCACGGGCACCGAGCTGATCTTCGGCCCGCCGGTGGAGACGCTGCGCCAGATCAAGGCGCGCGTCCTGCGGGAGACGGGGCTGGTCTGCTCGGCGGGGCTGGCGCCGGTGAAGTTCGTCGCCAAGATCGCCTCGGACCACGACAAGCCCGACGGCTTCACCGTGGTCACGGCGGAGGGGCTGCTGGACTTCCTGCACCCTCTGCCCGTGCAGCGGCTCTGGGGCGTGGGGCCCAAGACGCTGGCGCAGCTCGAGGCCATGGGCATCGCCACCATCGGCGATCTGGACCGCCTGGGCGAGGCCGAGCTCGAGCGGCGCTTCGGGCGCTGGGGGCTGCGCCTGGCCCGTCTGGCCCGGGGCGTCGACCCCCGCGCCGTGGAGGCGGAAGCGCCGGCCGAGCAGTCCGTGGGGCACGAGCACACCTTCGACGAGGACCAGGACGAGCTTCGGGTCCTCGAGCGCACCCTGCTGGAGCTGTCCGAGAAGGTGGCCCGCCGTCTTCGCCGCCAGGGTGTGGCCGGCCGCACGCTCACCCTGAAGCTGCGCACCGCCTCGTTTCGCACGCTGACGCGTTCGGTGACCGGCAGCGAGTACCTCGACCAGGGCCTGCTCATCTTCCAGGCCGCGCGCCGTCTGATGACGGACGTGGACCGCCGCGGGGAGAAGGTGCGCCTGCTGGGCATTTCGCTGCGCAAACTGCTGCCTCGGGACGCCGTGCCCCCCAGCCTCTTCAGCGCCGAATCCCCGGAGCGGGAGGCGCGGCTGGGTCAGGCCATGGACGCTCTCGGGGAGCGCTTCGGACGGGACTCGGTGCGCCGGGCCCGCCTGCTGGGAAGGAGTCAGCCATGA
- a CDS encoding TonB family protein, which yields MVITLQARIQSQHRRRVAATALAGSALLLLAALLSPPWRPAPYVPDYDEAVPELVTIPDEIPPLPALLPEPVRPAFLPQFTLVAEDETGDDPDALFPGVEDGLPMPPIAIHAGKFAAARETPPTPILRVDPAYPELLREAGLEGTVWLSVVVGETGDVVAVRALNPDAPAALVEAAVAAAWRWRFRPARQGVKPVRAVTTLGFTFRIR from the coding sequence ATGGTCATCACGCTCCAGGCTCGGATCCAGTCCCAGCACCGCCGACGGGTGGCGGCGACCGCCCTCGCGGGCAGCGCGTTGCTGCTCCTCGCCGCGCTGCTGTCGCCGCCCTGGCGGCCGGCGCCCTACGTCCCGGACTACGACGAGGCCGTCCCCGAGCTCGTCACGATCCCCGACGAGATCCCGCCGCTGCCGGCCCTGCTGCCGGAGCCCGTGCGGCCGGCCTTCCTGCCGCAATTCACCCTGGTGGCCGAGGACGAGACCGGCGACGACCCAGACGCGCTCTTCCCCGGCGTCGAGGATGGCCTGCCGATGCCGCCGATCGCCATCCACGCCGGCAAGTTCGCCGCCGCGCGGGAGACGCCGCCGACGCCCATCCTGCGGGTGGATCCCGCCTATCCCGAGCTGCTGCGCGAGGCGGGGCTCGAGGGGACGGTATGGCTGTCGGTGGTGGTGGGGGAGACGGGTGACGTGGTCGCCGTCCGCGCGCTGAACCCCGACGCGCCCGCGGCCCTGGTGGAGGCCGCCGTGGCCGCCGCCTGGCGCTGGCGCTTCAGGCCGGCGCGGCAGGGCGTGAAGCCCGTCCGCGCGGTCACGACGCTGGGGTTCACGTTTCGGATTCGCTAG
- a CDS encoding sigma-70 family RNA polymerase sigma factor produces the protein MSPSREERERWLELLRQRFVEIAGRRLAPDAVEDTVQEALRIVYQKGLGPAEQSAPELPSLAWCFQVLRNCIGNHYQWRRHRRHEPLDGAAASAREQRESGADPLEALEASELRRHLEAALGALARESADCARYLRRVLAGDAPAALADREGLDAAVLYRRLYRCRARLKTILLDRGVRP, from the coding sequence ATGAGTCCGTCGCGTGAGGAACGCGAGCGCTGGCTCGAGCTGTTGCGCCAGCGCTTCGTGGAGATCGCCGGACGACGTCTGGCTCCCGACGCAGTGGAGGACACGGTGCAGGAGGCGCTGCGCATCGTCTATCAGAAGGGACTCGGGCCCGCGGAGCAGAGCGCGCCCGAACTCCCCTCCCTCGCGTGGTGCTTCCAGGTGCTGCGCAACTGCATCGGCAATCACTACCAATGGCGACGCCACCGCCGCCACGAGCCCCTCGACGGCGCCGCGGCCAGCGCGCGCGAGCAGCGCGAGTCCGGCGCCGATCCCCTCGAGGCCCTGGAGGCCAGCGAGCTGCGGCGGCATCTCGAGGCCGCCCTGGGCGCGCTGGCCCGCGAATCGGCCGACTGCGCGCGCTACCTGCGGCGCGTACTCGCCGGGGACGCCCCCGCGGCGCTGGCCGACCGCGAAGGGCTCGACGCGGCCGTGCTCTACCGGCGGCTCTACCGCTGCCGTGCGCGGCTGAAGACCATCCTGCTCGACCGAGGAGTGCGCCCATGA
- the lexA gene encoding transcriptional repressor LexA: protein MSPEVLTDRQRSVLDFLRQFLRENGYPPTIREIAAHFDMRSPRGVQDHLKALERKGYIRRAKERSRGIEVLKLGDGRENPRSNVVRLPLIGQVAAGAPVLSEENIEEWIEVDASFAAREGNFLLKVVGDSMVDAHILDGDTIVVSPQETARDGEIVVALVDDEATVKTFYKEPGGIRLQPENPRLKPIMVPAGSADVRIIGKVVAVMRVL from the coding sequence ATGTCGCCAGAGGTTCTCACGGATCGCCAACGATCCGTCCTTGATTTCCTGAGGCAGTTTCTCAGGGAAAACGGCTATCCCCCTACCATCAGGGAGATTGCCGCACACTTTGACATGCGTTCACCCCGCGGGGTGCAGGACCACCTGAAGGCCCTGGAGCGCAAGGGCTACATCCGCCGCGCCAAGGAGCGCTCGCGGGGCATCGAGGTCCTGAAGCTCGGCGACGGCCGCGAAAATCCGCGGAGCAACGTCGTGCGTCTGCCCCTCATCGGGCAGGTGGCCGCGGGCGCCCCGGTCCTCTCCGAGGAGAACATCGAGGAGTGGATCGAGGTGGACGCCTCCTTCGCCGCGCGGGAGGGCAACTTCCTGCTGAAGGTGGTGGGGGACTCCATGGTCGACGCCCACATCCTCGACGGCGACACCATCGTGGTCAGCCCGCAGGAGACGGCGCGCGACGGCGAGATCGTCGTCGCCCTGGTGGACGACGAGGCCACGGTGAAGACCTTCTACAAGGAGCCCGGCGGCATCCGATTGCAGCCGGAGAATCCCCGCCTGAAGCCGATCATGGTTCCGGCGGGGAGCGCTGACGTGCGCATCATCGGCAAGGTGGTGGCCGTCATGCGCGTGCTCTAG
- a CDS encoding alkaline phosphatase → MVRRHLLALALLALPAVACASGRRNVVLFIGDGMGFRAVELASLWATGRPDAAPFADWPLRMAMSTPPAGAPAYDPASSWQDFDAVRHKVTDSAAAATALASGVKTSNGVLGLDPAGARLELLPEWLDRRGVVSGVVTSVQFAHATPAGFAAHVEKRSRYEEIARQMLLDSPLRVIAGCGHPGYGPSGEALETPRTFKYVGGEALWVGLLAGETAFDLDGDGAADRWLPDLDGDGVPDPWRFPQTTPEIATAIAHETNARLLIVPRVADTLQEERAGQRHTDPGAVPLTPDLPTLAGMAIAALEVLEPHDGGFFLMVEGGAIDWAAHENDAGRLVEEQLAFEQAVRAVELWLDRRGVTEETLLIVTADHETGYLSAPGESAEERWRPLESRGAGALPPLRWNSDDHQRSLVPFFATGPGAETLREKARGVDPRRGPYLDNTDLAPALRALWASPR, encoded by the coding sequence ATGGTCCGTCGCCACCTGCTTGCTCTCGCCCTTCTGGCACTGCCCGCCGTGGCCTGCGCGTCCGGCCGGCGCAACGTCGTGCTATTCATCGGCGACGGGATGGGCTTCCGCGCCGTGGAGCTGGCGAGCCTCTGGGCCACGGGCCGGCCCGACGCCGCGCCCTTCGCCGACTGGCCGCTGCGCATGGCCATGAGCACGCCGCCGGCGGGCGCCCCGGCCTACGATCCCGCGAGCAGCTGGCAGGACTTCGACGCCGTCCGTCACAAGGTCACCGATTCGGCCGCCGCGGCCACGGCGCTCGCCAGCGGCGTGAAGACGTCGAACGGCGTCCTCGGCCTCGATCCCGCCGGCGCGCGGCTCGAGCTCCTGCCGGAGTGGCTGGACCGCCGCGGCGTGGTGAGCGGGGTCGTCACCAGCGTGCAGTTCGCGCACGCCACGCCGGCCGGCTTCGCCGCGCACGTGGAGAAGCGCAGCCGGTACGAGGAGATCGCGCGGCAGATGCTGCTCGACTCGCCGCTGCGCGTGATCGCCGGCTGCGGGCACCCGGGCTACGGGCCCAGCGGCGAGGCGCTCGAGACGCCGCGCACCTTCAAGTACGTGGGGGGGGAGGCGCTGTGGGTCGGGCTCCTCGCCGGCGAAACCGCGTTCGATCTCGACGGCGACGGCGCCGCCGACCGCTGGCTGCCTGACCTCGACGGCGACGGCGTCCCGGATCCCTGGCGCTTCCCGCAGACGACCCCGGAGATCGCCACGGCGATCGCGCACGAGACGAACGCGCGGCTGCTCATCGTGCCCCGCGTGGCCGACACGCTGCAGGAGGAGCGCGCGGGCCAGCGCCACACCGACCCTGGCGCCGTCCCGCTCACGCCCGATCTGCCCACGCTGGCGGGCATGGCCATCGCCGCGCTCGAGGTGCTGGAGCCGCACGACGGCGGCTTCTTCCTCATGGTGGAGGGCGGGGCCATCGACTGGGCGGCGCACGAGAACGACGCCGGCCGCCTGGTGGAGGAGCAGCTCGCGTTCGAGCAGGCGGTGCGCGCGGTGGAGCTATGGCTGGACCGTCGCGGCGTCACGGAAGAGACGCTGCTGATCGTCACCGCCGATCACGAGACCGGCTACCTCAGCGCGCCGGGGGAGAGCGCCGAGGAGCGCTGGCGGCCGCTGGAGAGTCGCGGGGCGGGTGCGCTGCCTCCGCTGCGCTGGAACAGCGACGACCACCAGCGCTCGCTGGTTCCGTTCTTCGCCACCGGTCCCGGCGCCGAGACCCTGCGCGAAAAAGCCCGCGGCGTGGATCCTCGCCGCGGGCCCTATCTCGACAACACGGATCTGGCCCCCGCGCTGCGCGCGCTCTGGGCCTCGCCGCGCTAG
- a CDS encoding CHAT domain-containing protein, with amino-acid sequence MRPTLRHRCLLALALPALLLAREPAPLRAEGAAPLAADSTRLLERAKVLYPQRPSDESALAPHREALLSLADSLEAAGLVGAAGRGYEWAGIDAFRFGHLDDALNTWRAGLAMVRGHGHAKMEASLLNAIAVGHAAGGHREEAAASWLELLPLREALGDTFGLGVTWGNIANVYNELGRVGEALEATREAERWDRLADNRKGMGASLLRRAELMAAQGRRTEALAWADTCLAYARAEDEGASLGLALVRRAEVLDELGRSEEALAQLDEGIATLESRGERYYAVFCRNLRLQLLLNLGRAADCLEAARALRPELEALGHAPLLTDARGLEGRALLALGRVAEAESLLSTALAAFEVDREAQEDPATRAGLQRRGAQICTALARCGLRRGHPEDAWAALERGRAPLLRERLGGDAPVALDSLRATLKAMDTVLIQYDSFASDTLLVMAVLPAGLEVVDLPLGNVLDLEADARAALGLMAAGSPDSLCLPPLSRLSRRLLEPVLARLPAGVERLAIVAPDALAGFPFEALPTADGPLGERFGVSYLPSASALPLLVERRAAPAGMLALADPPALRAERDALRDPSRGLGGQALPEARREIRDIAVDGCRLLEGAAASADSLRSAGPGRAVLHFATHALINPLNGEDAALLLARGASSALLPAREVESLPLSADLVTLSACRSSLGLVLPGEGSFGLPRSFLVAGSRSVVSSLWDVEDGAARRFMARFYAALRDGDSRDLALRRARRELADAGYPLRDRAAFVLSGVGAAPVPALAHHPLASAGGRGRWLVLLPLVALLGWWLAARADRRRNPGGRSGALGK; translated from the coding sequence ATGCGCCCCACGCTCCGCCACCGGTGCCTCCTGGCGCTCGCGCTGCCGGCGCTCCTGCTGGCCCGCGAACCCGCGCCGCTGCGCGCGGAGGGCGCCGCCCCCCTGGCCGCCGACTCCACGCGGCTGCTCGAGCGCGCGAAGGTCCTCTACCCGCAGCGCCCCAGCGACGAAAGCGCGCTGGCCCCCCATCGCGAAGCGCTGCTGTCGCTGGCCGACAGCCTCGAGGCCGCGGGACTCGTGGGCGCCGCCGGGCGCGGCTACGAGTGGGCGGGCATCGACGCCTTCCGCTTCGGACACCTCGACGACGCGCTGAACACCTGGCGCGCGGGCCTGGCCATGGTCCGCGGGCACGGGCACGCCAAGATGGAGGCCAGCCTGCTCAACGCCATCGCCGTGGGACATGCCGCGGGCGGACATCGCGAGGAGGCCGCGGCCAGCTGGCTCGAGCTGCTTCCGCTGCGCGAGGCACTGGGCGACACCTTCGGGCTGGGGGTGACCTGGGGCAACATCGCGAACGTCTACAACGAGCTCGGGCGCGTCGGCGAGGCGCTGGAGGCCACGCGCGAGGCCGAGCGCTGGGACCGTCTCGCCGACAACCGCAAGGGGATGGGCGCGTCGCTGCTGCGACGCGCCGAGTTGATGGCCGCGCAGGGACGTCGCACCGAGGCGCTGGCCTGGGCCGACACCTGCCTGGCCTACGCGCGCGCCGAGGACGAAGGCGCCTCGCTGGGCCTGGCCCTCGTGCGGCGGGCGGAAGTGCTCGACGAGCTCGGCCGCAGCGAAGAGGCGCTGGCGCAGCTCGACGAAGGCATCGCCACCCTGGAGTCCCGGGGCGAGCGCTACTACGCGGTCTTCTGCCGCAACCTGCGCCTGCAGCTGCTGCTGAACCTGGGACGCGCCGCGGACTGCCTCGAGGCCGCGCGCGCGCTGCGGCCGGAGCTCGAGGCGCTGGGCCACGCCCCGCTGCTCACGGACGCGCGCGGCCTCGAAGGCCGCGCCCTCCTCGCCCTGGGCCGGGTGGCCGAGGCGGAGTCGCTGCTGAGCACGGCGCTCGCCGCGTTCGAGGTCGACCGCGAGGCCCAGGAGGACCCGGCCACGCGCGCGGGGCTGCAGCGCCGCGGCGCCCAGATCTGCACGGCCCTCGCGCGCTGCGGGCTGCGGCGCGGTCACCCCGAGGACGCCTGGGCCGCCCTGGAGCGCGGTCGCGCCCCGCTGCTGCGCGAGCGCCTGGGCGGCGACGCGCCCGTCGCGCTGGATTCACTTCGCGCGACGCTCAAAGCCATGGACACAGTCCTCATCCAATACGACAGTTTCGCCAGCGACACCCTGCTGGTCATGGCCGTGCTGCCCGCGGGCCTCGAGGTGGTCGACCTGCCCCTCGGCAACGTCCTCGACCTCGAGGCCGACGCCCGCGCCGCCCTCGGCCTCATGGCCGCGGGCAGTCCGGACAGCCTCTGCCTGCCGCCGCTGTCGCGCCTGTCGCGGCGCCTGCTCGAACCGGTGCTGGCCAGGCTGCCCGCGGGTGTCGAGCGCCTGGCCATCGTGGCGCCGGACGCGCTGGCGGGCTTCCCTTTCGAAGCCCTGCCGACCGCGGACGGGCCCCTGGGCGAGCGCTTCGGCGTCAGCTACCTCCCCAGCGCCAGCGCGCTGCCCCTGCTCGTTGAGCGGCGCGCGGCGCCCGCGGGCATGCTGGCCCTCGCGGACCCGCCGGCGTTGCGCGCCGAACGCGACGCCCTGCGCGACCCCAGCCGCGGGCTGGGCGGCCAAGCGCTGCCCGAGGCGCGCCGCGAGATCCGGGACATCGCCGTCGACGGCTGCCGCCTCCTCGAAGGCGCCGCCGCGAGCGCGGACTCCCTGCGCAGCGCGGGCCCCGGACGCGCCGTGCTGCACTTCGCGACGCACGCCCTCATCAATCCCCTCAACGGCGAGGACGCCGCCCTGCTCCTCGCCCGAGGCGCGAGCAGCGCGCTGCTGCCGGCGCGGGAGGTGGAGAGCCTGCCGCTGAGCGCGGATCTCGTCACGCTGAGCGCCTGCCGCAGCAGCCTCGGCCTCGTGCTGCCCGGCGAGGGCAGCTTCGGGCTGCCGCGCTCCTTCCTGGTGGCCGGGAGCCGCAGCGTGGTCTCCAGCCTCTGGGACGTGGAAGACGGCGCCGCCCGGCGCTTCATGGCCCGCTTCTACGCCGCCCTGCGCGACGGCGACAGCCGCGACCTCGCCCTGCGCCGCGCGCGGCGCGAGCTGGCCGACGCGGGCTATCCGCTGCGCGATCGCGCGGCCTTCGTGCTGAGCGGCGTGGGAGCGGCCCCCGTGCCGGCCCTGGCCCACCACCCCCTGGCGTCCGCGGGCGGGCGGGGCCGCTGGCTCGTCCTGCTGCCCCTCGTCGCGCTGCTGGGCTGGTGGCTCGCCGCGCGCGCGGATCGCCGACGGAATCCGGGCGGGAGATCGGGAGCGCTGGGCAAATGA
- a CDS encoding NAD(P)-binding domain-containing protein encodes MESLLIWAVAAVVILAIFVPYFRSFQKREREMAARRAEAVSLGADRAIAQHPQVDETRCIGCGACVDACPEGEVLGLVGGRAVIINGLKCVGHALCAAACPVGALAVGLGDIGARDDIPQQDEHLQTNLPGVYVAGELSGYALIRNAVAQGVKAVEHIANQPRSENGLLDLVIVGAGPAGLSAALAAKQAGLRAVVVEREQPGGTILQYPRKKLVLTQPVEIPLWGALDRAEYRKEELLAIWEEIIERFEPELNIGCSVDAMSPLPGGGYRVHAGERQWDSRHVLLALGRRGSPRKLGVPGEVAEKVLYKLLDARSFKGERVLVVGGGDSAVEAAMGLAHQSGTHVTLSYRKERLFRIKRRNDERFQPLVQEGRVRTLFNSEVLAIEPDAVTLAVDGREERIPNDRVFVFAGGVPPFEMLKAMGLRFGA; translated from the coding sequence GTGGAGTCGCTTCTCATCTGGGCCGTCGCGGCGGTGGTGATCCTCGCCATCTTCGTGCCTTACTTCCGCAGCTTCCAGAAGCGCGAGCGCGAGATGGCCGCGCGCCGCGCCGAGGCCGTCTCCCTGGGCGCCGACCGCGCCATCGCCCAGCATCCCCAGGTGGACGAGACGCGCTGCATCGGCTGCGGCGCCTGCGTCGACGCCTGCCCCGAGGGCGAGGTGCTCGGGCTGGTGGGTGGACGTGCGGTGATCATCAACGGGCTGAAGTGCGTGGGGCACGCGCTCTGCGCGGCGGCCTGCCCGGTGGGGGCGCTGGCCGTGGGGCTCGGCGACATCGGCGCGCGCGACGACATCCCCCAGCAGGACGAGCACCTGCAGACCAACCTGCCCGGCGTCTACGTGGCCGGCGAGCTGAGCGGCTACGCGCTGATCCGTAACGCGGTGGCGCAGGGCGTGAAGGCGGTGGAGCACATCGCGAATCAGCCGCGGTCGGAGAACGGGCTGCTGGATCTGGTGATCGTCGGCGCGGGGCCGGCGGGGCTGAGCGCCGCGCTGGCCGCCAAGCAGGCCGGCCTGCGCGCCGTGGTGGTGGAGCGGGAGCAGCCGGGCGGGACGATCTTGCAGTATCCCCGCAAGAAGCTCGTCCTGACGCAGCCGGTGGAGATCCCGCTCTGGGGCGCGCTGGACCGCGCGGAGTACCGCAAGGAGGAGCTGCTGGCGATCTGGGAGGAGATCATCGAGCGCTTCGAGCCCGAGCTGAACATCGGCTGCTCCGTGGACGCCATGTCCCCATTGCCCGGCGGCGGTTACCGCGTCCACGCCGGCGAGCGGCAGTGGGACTCGCGGCACGTCCTCCTGGCGCTGGGCCGACGGGGCAGCCCGCGCAAGCTGGGCGTGCCGGGCGAGGTCGCCGAGAAGGTGCTCTACAAGCTCCTCGACGCGCGCTCGTTCAAAGGCGAGCGCGTGCTGGTGGTGGGGGGCGGCGACAGCGCGGTGGAGGCGGCGATGGGTCTGGCGCACCAGTCCGGCACCCACGTGACCCTGTCCTACCGCAAGGAGCGGCTCTTCCGCATCAAGCGCCGCAACGACGAGCGCTTCCAGCCCCTGGTCCAGGAGGGCCGCGTGCGCACGCTCTTCAACTCCGAGGTGCTGGCGATCGAGCCGGACGCCGTCACGCTGGCGGTGGACGGGCGCGAGGAGCGGATCCCCAACGACCGCGTCTTCGTCTTCGCCGGCGGCGTGCCGCCCTTCGAGATGCTGAAGGCGATGGGCCTGCGCTTCGGCGCCTAG